ATAAGTTGTGCTTTGCTCTGCTGCCAGCTGACCTTCAAGAGGAGCAAGGAGACCACCGGTCCTCAGCAGCCCCGCAACTTTGTGGCCGGGGCGTGCGGCCCTCAGGAGCTCATCGACCGAGACGCGCTGGAGGTGAGTGCCGCTCTTTTGCAGCGGGCAGCCACTGCAGGTGGGGCCCTTTGCCGTGACGGCGCCGCTGTGCTGCTCTCAGGAGCTGTCCGACGTCCACCGCGTGTACGGCGAGCTCAAGTTGTCCGTCTACTCGCAAGCACAGCTGGAACGCCTGGGCGTCGACCTACACCGGAAAAACCTGCCGGCTCTGCTCCGAGGATATGTCGTTGCTTTCCACAGCTGGCAGCAGAAGATGCGGCAGGTTGTCCTACCGCCGCGCTTTTGCAGAGGACCGTAAGTGGCCTAACCCTCGCCTGTACTTTGTCAGGAGGAGAGCACCGAGGACCGGGGCGCCGGCGGCAGTGGCGAGACCACGTCGTCGCAGGCAGAGGTGTGTCTCGCCGTTGGTGGGTCTTGGTGATAAAGGGCTTCACCTCTCACTCTTTTGTTAAATGAATCCCATTGTAAACGTGCTCAAAGACTCCAAATGCCTCTTACATACAATACAACCTGATTTTTTGGCACTTAGCATTGACGGCTGAGCTTTTAGAAGCGACCAATTCTGTTCCCGTTGACCGCTTGTCTTgacttgtatgtgtgtgtgtggtgcttGTATTCAGAGTTCCAGAAGAGCTCAGCTGCTGTCATCCATCAAGTCCAAAGCGTACGGTCAAGCCGCTGAGGTTTGTCGTCTTCGTTACGTCATCATCGGGTCCCAAGTCGACAACCGTGACGGCCCGTATGATCCCTTTGCCACGTCACCGTAATTAGTCATCTTTGGAATTTGTCGCAAAAGCGACCGCAAACGCCCTCGGCACCCTCTGCAATGATCGACACGCAAATGCGGTTGGTGGCGTCATACGTCCCAAATCCTAAAATATTCAAAGTCGCTGATGTCGTCACTGActtgaaaatgtttccattCAAATGTATGGAACTTGGGCAAAAGGGAAATCTCGGAAACCCCATATGGGGCCCCGGTCCTAATCAAGCAACGGCGCCCCTTCTGCTGCTTTTGTGGCTGTCTTGCAAGATTGCTCAGGGGAATAATTGCTCTTGTTGTCTTTGCACGCGCAGGTATGCAAGTCTCGCCGACATCGCCGGGTGGACGTGGACACTGGCGAACAGTCGGGCCCCGCCTCCCCAAAAGTACGCCGCAGGCGTGGCAAAACCTCCCTCAGAGCGAGAACCAAGAAGAATGTTTGCATCGTGGGTAAGTTGTAAGGCCGTCAAAAGCCAGCAAATCGTCCCCATCCTTCTCCAAGATGATTCAAATGCAACATGAAGCAGAAGGAAAGAGCTTTCTGAAGCCTCGCTTCCGCCGTTCATCTAATCAACCATTGAGTCCAGCGGGagcttcttttgtttgtagaaCTTGTTTTGCAGCAAAAGTACAACTCAGAATCCTTTCGACTGCATTCGGCGAAACCAAGGGCAACGACGGCTTTGACATTCCGatgaacactttttttattttgtcgcCCGCCAGGCCGCATGAGCAAAGAAGCCGCCACGTCCACTCGCATCCAGCGTCTGACCACCCTGGacagcgccggccctcgaggtATGGACCACGCGCGATCTTGGTCGCCGGCACGGCCTCTGACGCTTTTTCTCTGTCTTTTCAGCCCAAAGGGAAGAAAGCGCAGGGCAGTGAACTTGGACGTGAGCACCAGACCTTCCCGCTCGGCCCCTTTCCAAACCTCGTTCTGGGCGATTTGCCGTCACTTTTGAAGCACCATCGGTGACACGTCAGTGCGCTTTCACCATGCTACTGGAAGAAAATGAGCCTGCTTTGTTCTGCTTTTCCttgtgcattaaaaaaacagcagcacagtCATTCGCCTGCATTTCACTGGACAAAAGCCAACACGCCAAAAGATGAACATGAAACAACTCCTTTCTGCCCACGATTGATTATGTGAGCGAGCTACTCAGTATCGGAACAGATTTGATTGAAGTGTCTCAGTCTAGATTCTGCGGTAATGCAGTACTGCACAACTCCGAAGTGTCGAACAGAAAGCGCACTTGCGGCGCGACCCTGAACGACCCGAGGCCACAAGGAAAAGATGTCCCTTTGGACTTTTCACAAATTGAAGTCAAAAAAGTGGAAGTGGCCATTTTGGGTGAAAATATGGAATGTCATCACAGTGTTACAAAGAGGACGTTTGCTTCTTATTTGACTGGTAAGTACTTCTGAAACAGAAAACCTTTTCATTGGGAGTAGTCCAtcgatccattttctataccattttctataccgcttgtccccacggggatcgcgggcgtgctggagcctatcacagcagtcatcgggcagtaggtgggggacatTTTGAACCTgatgccagccaatcgcagggcacatagaAACGAACAGTCATAcgcacttgcactcacacctacgggatTGCTCACTCAGCCTACCATGtatgttttggggatgtgtgaggaaacccacgcgggcacgggaataacatgcaaactccacacagggagggccggaggtggaatcgaacccgcaccctcctaactgtgagccggacgtgctaaccaccTTGCCGATTGGGAGCAGTAATGACAACTATTCTTTCAACACACACTATTAAActggttttttttgctgtgctATTAGCGCCCCCAAGCGGTCGCGGCGCCCTAACCTACTAACTCGGCGTAGTTTAGGTTTGAGAGAAGGAGGCTAGAGTGTTCCACTTTCCCAGCGTTCATGAAGGCGTCGCTGTTGTTCCGCGCTTTCGGGTGTGCGGCTCGCGGAGGAGAGTCCCGGATGTCGGTCCTTGCCTGACGACTCTGCCCGGAGAGACCGGACACGCTCCCTCCCGCCCGGCTGCTGTCGCCATGGCCTCTGACAGTAAGTAGCGACGAAGCAGCGGGGCGGACGCTTGTTCGCCGCCTGTCCGATTCCCGGCGTCTCTTGGCCGGCGTGGGTTCGTAACTTCGGCTCCTTTCCTTGACGCGCTACCGGGCCTACTTGACGCGCGTGCACCTGCTTCAACAATTGATTGTTATGCTTCGTACGTATGATACGTACCgctatttttctttcctgcagtgtttatttttagcgcTGCACCATCAAGGCATGATGCAGCTGCAACCCACCCttcattttttcttcaacaatGTTGCATTTTATCCTGTATTTCGTGGTGACGCAAGAGTGGTTGCATAAGAGAAGTGGCAAGAAGTTTTACTGAGCGCCATCGATAGCAGCAAAAGGATATCCCCTCGACCAAGGACACGCAACACGAGCCTGGAAATCCCGATTCAGCGCTGTACCAGTGACTGACCCTCCAACGTATATTATTCTTGCGTCACCATTTGTGTTGCGTTGCTTCAAAAAGCGCAACTGTCAATTAGCTATGCGTTAGTGCGTCAGTggcgttttgcattgtttgtgtgcatgaagCTAAGTTGGACTTTCCGAAGACAATAAAGCTATGTGGCTGTTTTCAATGCACGAGGTGTGCCTCGCCTGTTTCTCAAGGTGCTGAGCGCTGATGAGGCCCGTATGAGTCACGAAGTCGTCGGTGCCGGGGCGTGTACCTAATCGGGTGTCCAAAGGGTTTGAAGTCGCTCCACACCGTGCGATGCCGCTCGGTTACCATGGTAACGCTCTTGTGGACCGCCACCTCCTCAGCAGCCGCCGCtgcctgattggctgtttccGCCAAACCCTTCCGCTGGGGCTCGGCCGGCCGAGAGAAAGCACTTTCGGCGCACTGCTGTTTGTTCTGCACTCGCTTCCTCATTTCAAGTCATTATTGGCTCCTGTTTGCTCACAAAGCTTCAggctgtgcgtgtgcgcgcgcttgtgtgtacgtgcgcgCGCCTGCCGGCCACACCTTCCTCCTTGGCCCCACGGGAAGCACACGCATCAAGCAGACGTCAGAATAGCAACTGGAGATCACTGACAAAGTGGAGAAAGACGTGAGACAGAAGAAAGGACTTGACAGAGAAGAGGGCAAGACGTTCGTGAAGAAGAGTCAGAAAAGTTGCGAGCAGAATACAGAGGAGAGCCCATTTCGGAGGAATTGGAGAAGTGAGTAGAACAAAGTtgtgaaggagaaaaaaaagttgttgaaGGTAGCAGTCAAAATTGGTGTGAAAAATAAGGAGAGAAGTCattgtggaggaggaggagaggacgACATGAGAGGGGCGCCCAACTTGACTGCGGCGCCGTCTTCAGATTTTGAAAGTAGGTGGAGCTTGTTGATCAGGCGACCTTCAAAACCTATTTCATCTCTCAAAGTTGTTGAACTCAGCGGTCACATGGTTAGGTACACCTGCCGGTCCAAAACTGGTCTCCTTGGCGACATCTTTCCCTGGCAACCGTGGGCCTCGCTACATCCCTATTCGCTAAATCTTCTCGTGTCTCTTACTCTTTCCGCCACTGTTTTCTGAGctgaacattttttaattttcttctgATGTCCAACGCTTAACGgccatttgttgtgtttgtgtgtgtgatacgCCATGTGCGTCCGCGTCTAGGTTGTCTGTTTGTGTGGTCTGATCAGTGTGTCATTGTGTGTCCCCTCTTCCTCCTGCGACCAGTCACGGCGGAGGCGGTGGGCTTCCTGTCGGTGGTGGGCGTGTTCATCGCCGCCCTGGCACTTGTCTTCCTCTTCATCAATAAGATGCTCTGCTTCTCCAATGTGGGCAGAACTCCGTGcatggagcagcagcagcgccgGCCCTCAGGGAGCCAGCGGCCGCCGGGGGTCCGGCGCGGTCTCGGTGAGACGCACAAACACCGCGTGGCTTCTCATCTGCTGATTTCGTCGCATGTCGTGGCATCACGCAGACTCTGCAGCCGACTCCAATCGGCGGCAATCCAAATGGCTCCTATCAATCCCTTCAAATAGAAATAGATGTGAaatcacgtgacatgttttgaTGTCATGCCTCATTGAccgaaaatatttcaccaccGGTGACTCCTTCTGTCTTGGAGGACTCCTAGTGCTTATGCTTGCTTGGCAAGGAGAAGACAAAATGCTACAGAAAAGattcaaagggaaaaaaaagtatgaaagaagaagaaaaaaaagtcctttgtTGGTGTTTTGATCTTGATGCGGATCAACATGAGCCGTTGTTAAAGTCAACAACAGGTCAGAAGCAAACACGCCGTGAAGACACGCCGGTCCGGTCCCAGCTCAAACATGACACTAGCTGTTAGTTCGCGAGTTAGCCGGATTTCCCATGTTTGAGCTAACAAGACTTCTTGTTGGCAGGCGAAGCTCTCATCGGCGTGAGGCGTGGTACCAAAACGATACCAATCGTTTTGCGTTTTGTGTGCGACCAGTCAAGAGCTGGAGTGTGGATGGCAGCCAATCATCCTCAGACAGCGACAACCAAGTGATGAAGCAGTTTGAGATCTCGGTGTCGCGAGCACACAGTTTGCGTTCGGAGCGGCTGCCTCCGAGAGCGGCCAGATGCCGCGACAACTTTGCCGGTTCGTCGGAGCGACGGAATGCCAACTCTCGCCCGTCCGATTGTGAAGGTACGCGCTTGACAAATTGTGTccagcgggggggggggcaggatgACGTCAAAAAGATGTGGTTGCAGACGATTTCCCACCGGCCGTCACGGAGGCGACCGCTGAACGCAGCCTTCAGGAGGTGGCGCCAGATGGAACTCAGTCACCGCCGCAGCACTCAGAGAGCCCAACCGCCGGCGAACCGTTCATGTCGGAGGACGTGGGGCACCGGGACACGGCCAACGGCTCTGCCCCGTGGACGCCTCAGGTACTTACAACTTGCCATTGCCGGGCAGACTCGATCACTCTGGAATATGCTCATTAGTGGACAGGCCTGAAGTCATCATTGCGACTTGCGACAGGTTGTTTATGAAATGTTCGTGTGTGTACTGCGCGTGACATAGTCACCTTTGATGAACGGAATGTTAAGCTAATATTGAGCATCCAACATTGAAGGTCCTGTCGCGGTCAACCAGAAAAGAAGAGCCAGGGGCCGGTCCAAGTGTCAGCTGCGCTCCCTTTGTGTTGCCTGCCCAGGACGAAGACACCGCCCCGCCGCCGCCCACCTGCCCATCCCCTCCACGATGCGTCTCCAAGTGCTGCGACCTGCTGGTCTCACTGGAGTACCGAGCAGCCGGCGAGAAGCTGCTGGTCACAGTGGTGTCGGCGCGAGACCTTCCCGACCGACGGCGGAGCGGGGCAGACAACTGGCAGGTGCACGTCGTCCTCATGCCGGCCAAGAAGCAGAGACACAAGACCTCGCTCAGTCGGGTGGGCTCCGACTTTGGTCTGGACTTTGGCCAGACCTTCGCTCTGACGCGGGTTGAGACCTCCCGGTTGGCGGCGTCGGCGCTCCGCTTCCGCATGTACGCCCTGGAAGGCAGGATACTCCGGCGGCGGATGATGGGCGAGAAGCTTCTGCCCCTGGCCGGCCTGGACCATACGGCGGGATCTGTCGATGTGCAACTGGTGCTGGTGCCTCGCGGCAACATGGAGGTAGCCTCTGGCCGCGCTTGCGGGACCCTCTGGCGTGTTTGCTGACGTTTGCTCTGGCCAGAGCGTGGACTCAGAGCTGAGCCTGGCCGGTGATGGCGCCTCGTCCTCGCACGAATGCGCCGAGCTCCTGATGGGCTTGTCCTACAGTGCTGCCACTGGGAGGATGTCGGTGGAAATCATCAAGGGCAGCCGCTTGGGGAGCATGGCCGCCGGCAGACCTCCGGGTATGTTGGCTTCCTCCTTGGCCTCCTTGGCCTTGCTCTCTGACCTCTTtgtcttgttgtttttgtcctccGGGTCACGTCCATCGTCATGTTCTTCACGGTGGTCTCCCGGGTGTCGTCGGTGATGGCGACCGTGTTGTGACGTTGTTCTCGTTAGACACGTTTGCCCGGTTGACGCTGCTCAACTCAGTGGGCCGGGAGATCTCCCGCTGCAAGACGTCGGTGCGGCGCGCCCAGCCCAACCCGGTGTTCAAGGAGACCTTCGTCTTCCAGGTAGCGCTCTTCCAGCTGTCAGACGTCACGCTCATGACATCTGTCCACGGACGGCGCAGCCTCAAGCGCAAGGAGATGATCGGCTGGGCCGCCCTGGGCCAGAACAGCAGTGGCGAGGAGGAGCGCCTTCACTGGAGGGACATGAAGGAGGCGCACGGGACGCAGGTGTGCAGGTGGCACGTCCTTCTGGATGCCTGACCGACGCAAGCTCCTTGCCTTTTGTGTGCTGAATGTGCTCGGGTGGCTTTGGGCCAAGAGTAAAGTAGCACTTGCTCAAGAATCCTCTTGGATATTTccaaaagaaaagccaagCTTTTCCACATTCGCCATGGAGTGTATTCCGATTAGAATGTTTCAGAAAGCCCAAACGGAGCCAAAATGCTGCAAATATCCTCATTTCCAAGCAAACAATGGCAAGAGGACGCTAACTTGTCTTGCATGTGTTATGGGCAGCACTTTTTGACATCAACTGGCAGGAAGCTTTGTATTCGAACAAGTGTTGCTGGGAATGAGCGCTTGTGCAATCGTTGTACATATGAACCACTTGACTGGGGCCTAATTCAGCATTTCTTGTTTTCTGTTCAACTGCCCCAGAGGCAAATATTTCAACTGTAAATAGTATCATTTATCtataaaattgtaaatatACCTCTGCATGACATTGTATCCCTCATTGacattaaatgaataaaataaaatagagatCAATTTACTGCTAAGAAAACCTTTGTTAACCATTtttcgacttttttttttttccattcctgTTGATTTCTCCACAGTGTCTCATCTCCTGATCTGTGTTGTGTGCGCACACCTCAGTGGGGGATTTGGAGATCCCCCTGCTCAAGGATAAGTGTAGCTCCGCCACTGGTAGAGAGGGTGAGTTGGAGAAAGAGGATgagagagcgcgagagagagagagcaagagaaagCGAGATAAAGCGAGAGTGAGAACGAGAGAGATTCGCCATTACTGTTGTGCAGAGGTCCCGTTGACGTCTCGCACATCCCCCGTATGGCCTGTGGGAGGCCCAGTCGACGTTTAGTCGGACGCAGCAGCATCCGCAGCAGTTCAGGCAGAGCGAGTGTGCCAGCGATCGAGCGCCACCCCCGACGCCCGTCACTGCCCCCGGGTGGAGCGGACGCGAGGACATCGCCGGACGTGGAATGAGTGGCTCGAGGACgcgtttttttggtttgtttgtttttaattttctgcGGAGTTGTCCTCTCCGCTTTTGTGCTTTGCAAGGTGGAGACGACGTTTTTTCAACGAGGAACTGGAGCGACCATGTTGTTCTTCCTACTAGGTGGGTACGGAACGACGGGAATGTCTCCTGGCTGGGATTCTCAAAGCTCGGGTCGCCGGGCTGTCCGGGCCGCGCCGAGTTCCTCTGACGAGCCGAGCCCCTCTGACGAGCCGAGCAGCTCGAAGTCGATCGCGCGTCGTCGTCGGGCTGCTGGAAGCAGCGGCGAAACGAGCCCCGGGTCGACGAGCTCGCTTCCTGGGCTCCAGCTAAGCTAATGAGGCTAGCAGCTAGCGCCTTGCTCATGTTAGCTGGTCGCCATCGCTTGGAAAGGTGCCCACTGCCAGCCCGTGGTTTGTTTTGGCCACGCTCGCATCGTAAGAAGGGACTTTGGGAGCAGGAtcgtgattttgtgtgtgtgtgagaggggggggggggggggttgtttgtCCGTTTGATTGTCGGCTGCTTGAAGGCTGCCCCGACGAGTGCTTGAAAAAACAACCTAAGTAGGACATGATGGAAGCTCGTTCGCGGTGCTTTGACGCATTACCGGTGTCGCCCGAATTCAGCACCTCCTCAAATTGTCCCCGTCGTATAGCTTTTAATGTTATTTGGACCAAAACTTGTGGTAGTGCCGAAACCTTTGGCCATTATGCGCATTGAAAACGTTTTGCCATTTTGCACATTGAAAACGTTTTGCCATTTTGCACATTGACGACCTTACGCTGAGGTCGTCCTCCTTGGCTGCCTTTGATGCTTTTGGGGCTATTTGTAGCCACCGACCCTTGAGTGGTGTCACCGGTACCAACACCGACCGGCACTGTAACTGCGAGGGCTGCTGCATTCCTGGGAAGCAGGAAGTCAGAGTTTTGCCCTTTCCGAGTTGGTCTTGAACTTGTGAAGTGTGATTACGTGTATGGCACCTTCTCATCACTTTGAATTGAGATGTCCAAGTTGGGGACTAAAAGTAGGAAAGTGGGCtcgcaaaataacaaataacttTGCTGATAGATTGGTCAATTCACAGTTAATGCACAGAGACGTATTTCGGCTTTGCAACTACGTAAGTGGGTAAAAAAGGGTCACTGGAGCCCAGCGCAGTTGCAGTTTGAAGGCAAGTTGGGTTCGGGCTGCAAGCAGCGGCGACTAGTGTGATGACTGCGGCCGTTGACAAATCTCAGCGCTGACTGTGTCCAGGAAACACAGACGTGTAGATGATGCACTCAACTACAGCACCTCACCACAGCCAACAAGTGGCAGCAAGTTCGCCGGCATTCTTTTTCCTCTCAGCCCAAGAGCAAAGCGGCTTCCATTTCTCGAAAAAAAGGCTGGCGGTCGGCACATGGCCTCCCTCGCCAAAGCAGATCCTCGGATCGGCCCCGGCCAGTGCAGGAACGTCATGCCGTCCGTCCGTGCTTTTTTCGGAGGAGCTGCTCTGCGGGGAATTTAATTAGCGACATGTTTGGAGGCGGTGAGCTCGGGAggaacaaagcaaaaagtcCTCTTCGTCGGCCAAACATGGGAGCCGGACCCGATggagcacttgcccgctgtcCTCAGCAGCCGGTCGCAACCGCTCATCAAAACGAAGACGCGCCCTCCATTGTTTGGAGGAAAAGAGTTGAGTTTGGGATTGCATGGGCGACGCTCCTCTCCGGTGTCCGGCGTCTTGGATCATGCGCTAATCATCTAATTTTTTATCTTCAATTAGACGCTGGCTTGACATGAGCCGATTTTCTTGGTTTGAATTCATTTCTAGGTCAGCGGTGGTCAAAGGGCTGCGCTGGCCTGCCATTTTTCTCTGCCTCTCCGCAAATGGCGGCGAACCTCCGCTTTTGTGCcacctggggggggggggggggtgcttttggcttttttttttgaccatgGTTAAAAAAACGACTCTCGTTGTAATGAATGTGCAATTGATCCCAATCGGCCATATGACGCTTCGGTAGCtgtaatgtcttttttctaAGTTCGACGCAGTCCGACGTTTACCGATGGCCACACTGGGGCAGTGTTGGGCTACCCAAAGCTGTCCCCTACTGACGCCGGCCCAGTACAgtatacaaaaaagaaaaaacatgccAGTTTGGAGATGCTAA
Above is a genomic segment from Syngnathus acus chromosome 22, fSynAcu1.2, whole genome shotgun sequence containing:
- the syt16 gene encoding synaptotagmin-14 isoform X2; this translates as MASDSCLFVWSDQCVIVCPLFLLRPVTAEAVGFLSVVGVFIAALALVFLFINKMLCFSNVGRTPCMEQQQRRPSGSQRPPGVRRGLVKSWSVDGSQSSSDSDNQVMKQFEISVSRAHSLRSERLPPRAARCRDNFAGSSERRNANSRPSDCEDDFPPAVTEATAERSLQEVAPDGTQSPPQHSESPTAGEPFMSEDVGHRDTANGSAPWTPQVLSRSTRKEEPGAGPSVSCAPFVLPAQDEDTAPPPPTCPSPPRCVSKCCDLLVSLEYRAAGEKLLVTVVSARDLPDRRRSGADNWQVHVVLMPAKKQRHKTSLSRVGSDFGLDFGQTFALTRVETSRLAASALRFRMYALEGRILRRRMMGEKLLPLAGLDHTAGSVDVQLVLVPRGNMESVDSELSLAGDGASSSHECAELLMGLSYSAATGRMSVEIIKGSRLGSMAAGRPPDTFARLTLLNSVGREISRCKTSVRRAQPNPVFKETFVFQVALFQLSDVTLMTSVHGRRSLKRKEMIGWAALGQNSSGEEERLHWRDMKEAHGTQVCRWHVLLDA
- the syt16 gene encoding synaptotagmin-16 isoform X7; this encodes MKEEEKKVLCWCFDLDADQHEPLLKSTTVKSWSVDGSQSSSDSDNQVMKQFEISVSRAHSLRSERLPPRAARCRDNFAGSSERRNANSRPSDCEDDFPPAVTEATAERSLQEVAPDGTQSPPQHSESPTAGEPFMSEDVGHRDTANGSAPWTPQVLSRSTRKEEPGAGPSVSCAPFVLPAQDEDTAPPPPTCPSPPRCVSKCCDLLVSLEYRAAGEKLLVTVVSARDLPDRRRSGADNWQVHVVLMPAKKQRHKTSLSRVGSDFGLDFGQTFALTRVETSRLAASALRFRMYALEGRILRRRMMGEKLLPLAGLDHTAGSVDVQLVLVPRGNMESVDSELSLAGDGASSSHECAELLMGLSYSAATGRMSVEIIKGSRLGSMAAGRPPDTFARLTLLNSVGREISRCKTSVRRAQPNPVFKETFVFQVALFQLSDVTLMTSVHGRRSLKRKEMIGWAALGQNSSGEEERLHWRDMKEAHGTQVCRWHVLLDA
- the syt16 gene encoding synaptotagmin-14 isoform X5 gives rise to the protein MRGAPNLTAAPSSDFESCLFVWSDQCVIVCPLFLLRPVTAEAVGFLSVVGVFIAALALVFLFINKMLCFSNVGRTPCMEQQQRRPSGSQRPPGVRRGLVKSWSVDGSQSSSDSDNQVMKQFEISVSRAHSLRSERLPPRAARCRDNFAGSSERRNANSRPSDCEDDFPPAVTEATAERSLQEVAPDGTQSPPQHSESPTAGEPFMSEDVGHRDTANGSAPWTPQVLSRSTRKEEPGAGPSVSCAPFVLPAQDEDTAPPPPTCPSPPRCVSKCCDLLVSLEYRAAGEKLLVTVVSARDLPDRRRSGADNWQVHVVLMPAKKQRHKTSLSRVGSDFGLDFGQTFALTRVETSRLAASALRFRMYALEGRILRRRMMGEKLLPLAGLDHTAGSVDVQLVLVPRGNMESVDSELSLAGDGASSSHECAELLMGLSYSAATGRMSVEIIKGSRLGSMAAGRPPGSALPAVRRHAHDICPRTAQPQAQGDDRLGRPGPEQQWRGGAPSLEGHEGGARDAGVQVARPSGCLTDASSLPFVC
- the syt16 gene encoding synaptotagmin-16 isoform X3; translation: MRGAPNLTAAPSSDFEITAEAVGFLSVVGVFIAALALVFLFINKMLCFSNVGRTPCMEQQQRRPSGSQRPPGVRRGLVKSWSVDGSQSSSDSDNQVMKQFEISVSRAHSLRSERLPPRAARCRDNFAGSSERRNANSRPSDCEDDFPPAVTEATAERSLQEVAPDGTQSPPQHSESPTAGEPFMSEDVGHRDTANGSAPWTPQVLSRSTRKEEPGAGPSVSCAPFVLPAQDEDTAPPPPTCPSPPRCVSKCCDLLVSLEYRAAGEKLLVTVVSARDLPDRRRSGADNWQVHVVLMPAKKQRHKTSLSRVGSDFGLDFGQTFALTRVETSRLAASALRFRMYALEGRILRRRMMGEKLLPLAGLDHTAGSVDVQLVLVPRGNMESVDSELSLAGDGASSSHECAELLMGLSYSAATGRMSVEIIKGSRLGSMAAGRPPDTFARLTLLNSVGREISRCKTSVRRAQPNPVFKETFVFQVALFQLSDVTLMTSVHGRRSLKRKEMIGWAALGQNSSGEEERLHWRDMKEAHGTQVCRWHVLLDA
- the syt16 gene encoding synaptotagmin-14 isoform X1, whose translation is MRGAPNLTAAPSSDFESCLFVWSDQCVIVCPLFLLRPVTAEAVGFLSVVGVFIAALALVFLFINKMLCFSNVGRTPCMEQQQRRPSGSQRPPGVRRGLVKSWSVDGSQSSSDSDNQVMKQFEISVSRAHSLRSERLPPRAARCRDNFAGSSERRNANSRPSDCEDDFPPAVTEATAERSLQEVAPDGTQSPPQHSESPTAGEPFMSEDVGHRDTANGSAPWTPQVLSRSTRKEEPGAGPSVSCAPFVLPAQDEDTAPPPPTCPSPPRCVSKCCDLLVSLEYRAAGEKLLVTVVSARDLPDRRRSGADNWQVHVVLMPAKKQRHKTSLSRVGSDFGLDFGQTFALTRVETSRLAASALRFRMYALEGRILRRRMMGEKLLPLAGLDHTAGSVDVQLVLVPRGNMESVDSELSLAGDGASSSHECAELLMGLSYSAATGRMSVEIIKGSRLGSMAAGRPPDTFARLTLLNSVGREISRCKTSVRRAQPNPVFKETFVFQVALFQLSDVTLMTSVHGRRSLKRKEMIGWAALGQNSSGEEERLHWRDMKEAHGTQVCRWHVLLDA
- the syt16 gene encoding synaptotagmin-16 isoform X6; this translates as MASDITAEAVGFLSVVGVFIAALALVFLFINKMLCFSNVGRTPCMEQQQRRPSGSQRPPGVRRGLVKSWSVDGSQSSSDSDNQVMKQFEISVSRAHSLRSERLPPRAARCRDNFAGSSERRNANSRPSDCEDDFPPAVTEATAERSLQEVAPDGTQSPPQHSESPTAGEPFMSEDVGHRDTANGSAPWTPQVLSRSTRKEEPGAGPSVSCAPFVLPAQDEDTAPPPPTCPSPPRCVSKCCDLLVSLEYRAAGEKLLVTVVSARDLPDRRRSGADNWQVHVVLMPAKKQRHKTSLSRVGSDFGLDFGQTFALTRVETSRLAASALRFRMYALEGRILRRRMMGEKLLPLAGLDHTAGSVDVQLVLVPRGNMESVDSELSLAGDGASSSHECAELLMGLSYSAATGRMSVEIIKGSRLGSMAAGRPPDTFARLTLLNSVGREISRCKTSVRRAQPNPVFKETFVFQVALFQLSDVTLMTSVHGRRSLKRKEMIGWAALGQNSSGEEERLHWRDMKEAHGTQVCRWHVLLDA
- the snapc1b gene encoding snRNA-activating protein complex subunit 1b — translated: MNSAWNQQVRSDCEEVLARFQQTDSVRFEIFCKTWREMKFGHIFFGTAGHEKRAFSRLVLDAAAIYFLPPFSFQIRTGGLYLLYSLYQCQRTSPPIRIRLALKDWEDVVTFQKEALGAQHLDAVFVLHQLLFHKAFHLTAMPTLLTFKRSKETTGPQQPRNFVAGACGPQELIDRDALEELSDVHRVYGELKLSVYSQAQLERLGVDLHRKNLPALLRGYVVAFHSWQQKMRQEESTEDRGAGGSGETTSSQAESSRRAQLLSSIKSKAYGQAAEVCKSRRHRRVDVDTGEQSGPASPKVRRRRGKTSLRARTKKNVCIVGRMSKEAATSTRIQRLTTLDSAGPRAQREESAGQ
- the syt16 gene encoding synaptotagmin-16 isoform X4, whose translation is MRGAPNLTAAPSSDFESCLFVWSDQCVIVCPLFLLRPVTAEAVGFLSVVGVFIAALALVFLFINKMLCFSNVGRTPCMEQQQRRPSGSQRPPGVRRGLVKSWSVDGSQSSSDSDNQVMKQFEISVSRAHSLRSERLPPRAARCRDNFAGSSERRNANSRPSDCEDDFPPAVTEATAERSLQEVAPDGTQSPPQHSESPTAGEPFMSEDVGHRDTANGSAPWTPQDEDTAPPPPTCPSPPRCVSKCCDLLVSLEYRAAGEKLLVTVVSARDLPDRRRSGADNWQVHVVLMPAKKQRHKTSLSRVGSDFGLDFGQTFALTRVETSRLAASALRFRMYALEGRILRRRMMGEKLLPLAGLDHTAGSVDVQLVLVPRGNMESVDSELSLAGDGASSSHECAELLMGLSYSAATGRMSVEIIKGSRLGSMAAGRPPDTFARLTLLNSVGREISRCKTSVRRAQPNPVFKETFVFQVALFQLSDVTLMTSVHGRRSLKRKEMIGWAALGQNSSGEEERLHWRDMKEAHGTQVCRWHVLLDA
- the syt16 gene encoding synaptotagmin-16 isoform X8 yields the protein MASDIKSWSVDGSQSSSDSDNQVMKQFEISVSRAHSLRSERLPPRAARCRDNFAGSSERRNANSRPSDCEDDFPPAVTEATAERSLQEVAPDGTQSPPQHSESPTAGEPFMSEDVGHRDTANGSAPWTPQVLSRSTRKEEPGAGPSVSCAPFVLPAQDEDTAPPPPTCPSPPRCVSKCCDLLVSLEYRAAGEKLLVTVVSARDLPDRRRSGADNWQVHVVLMPAKKQRHKTSLSRVGSDFGLDFGQTFALTRVETSRLAASALRFRMYALEGRILRRRMMGEKLLPLAGLDHTAGSVDVQLVLVPRGNMESVDSELSLAGDGASSSHECAELLMGLSYSAATGRMSVEIIKGSRLGSMAAGRPPDTFARLTLLNSVGREISRCKTSVRRAQPNPVFKETFVFQVALFQLSDVTLMTSVHGRRSLKRKEMIGWAALGQNSSGEEERLHWRDMKEAHGTQVCRWHVLLDA